In Dethiosulfovibrio peptidovorans, the genomic window TTTCCCGAAGGGCGTTGCAGTAGTGAAGCATATCCGTCATAACCACCAAAACATCGTAACCTTTTTGAAACGCAAAGTACTCGGCCACTGTGAGGGCCATCCTCGGGGTTAAGAGACGTTCTGCTGCTGAGTCCCCCGCCAGGTTGATGAAAAAGACGCCTTTTTCTATAGCTCCCGTATCCCGAAAGGAATCGAGAAAATACTGAGCTTCACGCTTGGTGATTCCCATTGCGGCAAAAACGACGAGAAACTGTCGATGCCCGCCAGGCTTGGAATGCCTCACGATAGAGGTAGCTACCTGGTTAGCGGGGAGCCCTGGCCCGGCAAAAACAGGGAGTTTCTGCCCCTTAACCAAGGTATTCATGAGATCCACCGAAGAAAGCCCCGTCTGGATAAACGACCGGGGGCTCCTCCGACGAGCCGGATTGATGGGAAGCCCTGATACAGGCAGCCGGTCCTCACAGAAGAGAATTTCCTGACCGTTCTCGTCCTGCCCCCGTCCGTTGAGGACCTTACCAATCAGGCTGGTCCCCACCGGCACGGTCACCACGTCCCTATCAAGCCAGACGGTGGTCTCGCCGGTAGGGAGCCCCATGGCCCCGTCGAAGAGTTGGACCACACACAGATCCCCTTCAATCTGAAGGATCTGCCCACGACGGGTCTCCGTCGGATCGACCACGGTTACCAACTGACCGTATCCGGCGTTTCGGACCCCTTTAACGAAAAGCAAAGGACCGGCGACAGTTGAGACGGATCTGTATCCTTCTCTATAAAGAGCCATTGGGATGCACCGCCGCGTTTTTGAGAGTTTCGTCCAATTCTTCAAGCCAGTGAGAGAAGGCCGCCTCCAGCTGATTTTCGTCCCGCAAACGCAAGGAGAGGAGATCCTGAAGCAGGGTCAGACCTGAGAGATCCTCGAATCGCAAACCGTCCTCCATGGCCCGGAGGATACGGGCATCCAGATCCCGAAGTCCCTGAAGGAGCATCGCCTGTTTTCTGGGGTAGGTGCAGGCGTCCGCTGGATCAAAGGCATTTTGCTGAAGGTAGACCGTCTTTAAGAGATCGACAAACGTAAGAGTCCATTTGTCTAATTCCGACAGACCATCCCTCCCCACCAGCTGCACCAGGGATCGAAGCTCCTTCTCAGAGGCAAGCTTATCCCGAAGAAACCCCCTGAGGTCGATCCATTCCGAGGAAAGCTCCTTCTCGTAAAAACCCTGGAGTTCCTGATCATACAGGCTGTAGCTCTGATTCCAATGGATAGAGGGGAAATGACGTTGCTGAGCTAATCCCTTGTCCAGCGCCCAGAATACCCCTGAGAGACGCAGGCTCGTCTGGGTGACGGGTTCAGAGAAATCCCCACCTGCCGGAGAAACAGCGTTAATCACGGTCACGGAACCTTCCCTGTCAGGCTTTCCCAGAGGACGGCATCGTCCAGCCCTCTCGTAGTACTCGGCCAGGCGACTGCCCAGATAAGCCGGGTACCCCTCCTCCCCTGGCATCTCCTCAAGGCGACCACCAATCTCCCGCAATGCCTCGGCCCAACGAGATGTGGAGTCCGCCATGAGAGCGACGTTCAACCCCATGTCCCGATAGTACTCCGCCACGGTGATGCCCAGATATACGCTCGCCTCTCTGGCAGCGACAGGCATGTTCGAGGTATTCGCTATCAGGACCATTCGATCCATCAGGGGAGCCTCTCTGTACGGATCCTTAAGCTGGGGAAATTCCTCTAAAACCTCGGTCATCTCGTTACCTCTCTCACCACAGCCAATATAGACGATGACGTCGGCATCGCACCATTTGGCAACAGCTTGCTGGGTCACGGTCTTGCCCGTTCCAAAACCACCAGGAAGAACGGCAGCCCCACCCATAGCGAGGGGAAATAGGGTATCGAGAACCCTTTGACCGGTGATCAGGGGACGTTCGAGAGGGAGACGTCGACTCACAGGCCGAGGACGACGGACATCCCAGCTCTGGACCATGGACAAACTCCACCCATCCGTCGTGACAACCTGGGCATCGACGGGATACTCTCCCTCTGGGAGAACAGAGCGAACAACAGATCCAGAGAAGCCTGGGGGGACCATGATGGAATGCATCACGGCATCGCATTCCTGAACAGTACCCACCACGTCACCGGAGGCGATCTCGTCACCCACGCTGCTCCGAGGAACAAATCGCCACGTCCGCTGACGATGTATCGGCGACAGGTATGCCCCTCGTTTCAAGAAGACTCCGTCCTCTCCGAGCACTTTCAGGGGACGACCGATGCCGTCCAGCACCGACCCCAGAAGCCCAGGAGCGAGCTCCACCGACAGGAGACGACCGGTAAAGGAAAGAGGGTCACCAACCTGAAGGCCATCGGCGTTCTCATAGACCTGGATATCCACCTCACCGGCTCGAACGCGGACCACCTCGCCCAAAAGCCGCTGAACCCCCACATGGACAACCTCATACATGATGACAGAAAAGGACACCCGAGACCGTATCACCGGCCCGGCAATGCCCCAGACGAACGATTCACGCTTCATCCCGCCACCTCCTGCATGTCCAACTCCGGCAAAGGAAGCCAGAGGGGGAGTTCCATGGTCTCAAGGCGGGATCTGAGCTCGGGTGCTAGACGGGCAAACCAGCCCTCGTCGACGACGACACAGATCAAATCTCGACGCTCTAAGAGCGCTGGAAGAAGCGACAAGAGGTCGTCGGGGTCCTGACAAAGCACCGGTTCAAGCCCTACAAGACTCCAAAGATCGATAAACAAGGGTTCTCCCAAAACAACCGCTTCCCCCTGACTCAGCACGCACGACGCCTCCCCTTGATTTTTTTCTCAACCATCCATAGGGCACCTCTAAAAACCTCCATCCGAGTCTCCCAGCCTCAGGTCGTTCCGACGGAGCCCCGACCATGCCCAAGAATCCATACAGCCTCAATAGCGGCATTCAATGCGGGGATATTCGCCTGATCGGCGATGGAGGGTACGATGGCTACATCTTCCCCCCCCTGAAAAAAAGTGAACGAATTTTATCGGCCTCTAAGCCAGAGGCCAAACCTACCGCCAGAATATTCAGATTACGCCACTCAACCATTTGACGGGCCATATATGCGATGGCCATGCCTATACTCAGGGGATCGTACGTGCGCTGCTCCAACTGCCATCGAACAAACTTTTCCTGAAGCAAACGTCCAAGTTCAGGGGGGAGTGAGCCCTCTACGAGCTGCAGGTCACCCCAAGGTGTTCCCCGAAGGAGCTTCTCGATCGACGACTCCTCCATCAGGCTCTTCGTCGAGAGCCACGCTCCACCGTCGAGGTAAGCCACCGGACAATCTGAGGTGTCAATATCCCGTCGAAACCAGATATGCAGATTCCAGAGATCGACCATCCTGCCAAGAAACTCGGAGACCATCCGAGCCCCCTGTCCCGAGCGGTCCAGGACCTCTCGACACCTGTCCAAAAGCCCCGAAAGATACGCCCGTTCAGCCCTGGGGACAGAGCCGTTTTGCCGAAGGATCAAAAAGGCTTCAAACAGGGCCTGGACCACGGGGTTCTCCACGTTATAGCAACGTTCCAAGACATCTACAATCCGATCACAGTCAACCCAGAGATCGTGAAAAAAGGAGCTACTCAACATTCCATAGTCATGCCACCGTGGGGGCATATTGGAGAAATTGTTCCCATCGTACTTTCGAAGCAGCGCCCTGCCGTTAAACACATCGGAGCGAACGCACAAGGGCCACATGAGATCAAACGGCTCGCCATCGGCCAAGGACACGACCCATCGAAACCGCTCAGAGGACCCGGAAATCAGAGCCACCTCAATTCGATCAAGGGTCGATGCGTCAGAGGTGGCAAGCTCTCTGCGATAGTGGAGAGAATAGAAACTTGAGAGTAAAGCCTGCTCCACGTCATCCAGAGAGGCCTCAGCCATGCGGTCGAAAAACTCCTCCTCGTAAAATTGTTCCCATCGCCCTCTTAGACGAGCATTAAGATATCCGTAATTTTCCCAGGAGAGACCTATCCTCGTCAAGAAGCCCTTCGAAGAGGACCGCCAGCTCTCGGACAACCTCCGGGAAAATCTTTTCAAGGCGAACCCTGAGGGTGTTCTCAAGGACAATCCCTCCTTCGTCAACGGTCGCCACACAGCCACCCCATGGATCCTCAGATACTGGGGTTACCTTGTAGCCCTCTTGCGCCATGACCTCCGCCAGATCCTCCGGCACAGCCAGGATGGCATCAGGACCGAGCACCGACAAAGCCTCGTCCGCCAGAATACGAAGCCCTCGAAGACGGGCCTCTCGGGAGGAAAGACGC contains:
- a CDS encoding V-type ATP synthase subunit B (produces ATP from ADP in the presence of a proton gradient across the membrane; the B subunit is part of the catalytic core of the ATP synthase complex), with amino-acid sequence MALYREGYRSVSTVAGPLLFVKGVRNAGYGQLVTVVDPTETRRGQILQIEGDLCVVQLFDGAMGLPTGETTVWLDRDVVTVPVGTSLIGKVLNGRGQDENGQEILFCEDRLPVSGLPINPARRRSPRSFIQTGLSSVDLMNTLVKGQKLPVFAGPGLPANQVATSIVRHSKPGGHRQFLVVFAAMGITKREAQYFLDSFRDTGAIEKGVFFINLAGDSAAERLLTPRMALTVAEYFAFQKGYDVLVVMTDMLHYCNALREISAAREEVPGRRGYPGYMYSDLAELYERAGCIDGSPGSLTQIPIITIPDDDMTHPVPDLSGYITEGQIVLGRELHDRGIFPPVDVLPSLSRLMNKGIGKAQTVDYHRAMADQLYSSYAKARELVKLRLIVGDDGLTDTEHRYIRFGEMFEKTFVQQDDGGRTISESFERAWMALRELPDQELYKLPSELVLQRGRRS
- a CDS encoding V-type ATP synthase subunit A yields the protein MKRESFVWGIAGPVIRSRVSFSVIMYEVVHVGVQRLLGEVVRVRAGEVDIQVYENADGLQVGDPLSFTGRLLSVELAPGLLGSVLDGIGRPLKVLGEDGVFLKRGAYLSPIHRQRTWRFVPRSSVGDEIASGDVVGTVQECDAVMHSIMVPPGFSGSVVRSVLPEGEYPVDAQVVTTDGWSLSMVQSWDVRRPRPVSRRLPLERPLITGQRVLDTLFPLAMGGAAVLPGGFGTGKTVTQQAVAKWCDADVIVYIGCGERGNEMTEVLEEFPQLKDPYREAPLMDRMVLIANTSNMPVAAREASVYLGITVAEYYRDMGLNVALMADSTSRWAEALREIGGRLEEMPGEEGYPAYLGSRLAEYYERAGRCRPLGKPDREGSVTVINAVSPAGGDFSEPVTQTSLRLSGVFWALDKGLAQQRHFPSIHWNQSYSLYDQELQGFYEKELSSEWIDLRGFLRDKLASEKELRSLVQLVGRDGLSELDKWTLTFVDLLKTVYLQQNAFDPADACTYPRKQAMLLQGLRDLDARILRAMEDGLRFEDLSGLTLLQDLLSLRLRDENQLEAAFSHWLEELDETLKNAAVHPNGSL